One Vigna unguiculata cultivar IT97K-499-35 chromosome 7, ASM411807v1, whole genome shotgun sequence genomic region harbors:
- the LOC114190906 gene encoding GDSL esterase/lipase At4g28780 translates to MSTSTTIFITLILAVLTLFTTTNTAEGARTFLVFGDSLVDSGNNNYLPTTARADSPPYGIDYPTHRPTGRFSNGFNLPDLISQHIGSEPTLPYLSPQLTGQRLLIGANFASAGIGILNDTGFQFVGILRMFQQFALFQQYQGRLSAEVGAAQAQRVVNGALVLMTLGGNDFVNNYFLTPVSARSRQFTVPQYCRYLISEYRKILMRLYELGGRRVLVTGTGPLGCVPAQLATRSRNGECVAELQQAVQIFNPLLVQMTRDLNSQLGSDVFVAVNAFQMNMNFITNPQRFGFVTSKIACCGQGRFNGIGLCTVASNLCPNRDTYAFWDPYHPSERALGFIVRDIFSGTSDIMTPMNLTTIMAIDSNLY, encoded by the exons ATGTCAACTTCCACAACCATCTTCATCACCCTAATCCTCGCGGTGCTGACGCTGTTCACGACCACCAACACAGCAGAAGGTGCTCGCACTTTCCTCGTCTTCGGAGACTCACTAGTTGACAGTGGCAACAACAATTACCTCCCAACCACCGCACGCGCCGACTCTCCTCCCTACGGCATCGACTACCCCACCCACCGCCCCACCGGTCGCTTCTCCAACGGCTTCAACCTCCCCGACCTAATCA GCCAGCATATAGGATCCGAACCAACGTTACCATACTTGAGCCCTCAATTAACCGGACAGAGGCTCTTGATTGGGGCTAATTTCGCTTCCGCAGGGATAGGAATCCTTAACGACACCGGTTTTCAATTC GTGGGGATATTGAGAATGTTTCAGCAGTTTGCGCTATTCCAGCAGTACCAGGGGCGGTTGAGTGCGGAGGTGGGGGCGGCGCAGGCGCAGCGCGTGGTGAATGGAGCGCTGGTGCTGATGACGCTTGGCGGCAACGACTTCGTTAACAACTATTTTCTGACTCCTGTGTCAGCCAGGTCTCGCCAATTCACTGTCCCTCAGTACTGCCGATACCTAATCTCTGAGTATCGAAAAATTCTTATG AGGTTGTATGAGTTGGGAGGTAGAAGGGTGCTTGTGACTGGAACTGGTCCATTGGGTTGTGTTCCTGCTCAGCTTGCTACCAGAAGTAGGAACGGAGAGTGTGTAGCTGAGTTACAACAAGCTGTTCAAATTTTCAACCCACTGTTGGTTCAAATGACCAGAGATCTCAACTCTCAACTTGGCTCTGACGTTTTCGTTGCTGTCAATGCCTTCCAAATGAACATGAACTTCATCACCAACCCTCAAAGATTTG GTTTTGTTACATCAAAGATAGCGTGTTGCGGTCAAGGTCGTTTCAATGGGATAGGATTGTGCACTGTAGCGTCAAACTTGTGTCCAAATCGTGACACGTATGCATTTTGGGATCCTTATCACCCATCTGAACGTGCTCTAGGTTTCATTGTGAGAGATATCTTCAGCGGAACTTCTGACATTATGACTCCAATGAACCTTACAACCATCATGGCCATCGACTCCAACctctattaa